One region of Channa argus isolate prfri chromosome 20, Channa argus male v1.0, whole genome shotgun sequence genomic DNA includes:
- the med1 gene encoding mediator of RNA polymerase II transcription subunit 1 translates to MAAGPGVSMQSGSPARELSLSVQQAGNQTHVDRIKTEEITETERQSRMAALLERLHAKHNASRPWQETCKVVRQAMEKRGAMNTAGHQLLLTCLETLQRALKVSSLPSMIDRLESIARQNMLGSHLSPSGTECYITSDMFYVEVQLDTSGELVDVKVAHQGENPTSCPELIQHLREKNFEEFSKHLKGLVDLYKLPGDNKLKTKMYIALQSLELDLTKMMHMFRLATNANTVETILHGSVGLLTARSGGHLVSLQCYVSPYDIFEEEIGTQLNLTDNNVPRSLGVSVSVTIEGTSAVHKLPIAPLITGSHPVDNKGTPSFSAVTNSNCVDLPACFFLKMNRPMPFSLSFIQRMSNATSIPILETSSSQPLYQLIVESQLQLLEEGSSTPPSSHNMHFYSVLPDQQHCYFLNGDAPVQEGRSLQGALVSKIPFRHPGQVPVLLDIIRHQAAYNTLIGSCVKRTSIKEDSAGLLQFEVCPLADSSFSVSFQHPVNESLVCVVMEVIDSRQVCCKLYKGLSDALICTDEFITKVVQRCMSIPVTMRAIRRKAETIQADTPALSLIAHTVEIMVKNNLPPSGSPTYNMAGGDGTNPMGLSGLTGGSTPTLGGPPGGGNFAGGSLFAISRTERQVQGGECLNQGGVAGQQQLQQQQQGQGHLDDYNKVTQNPILTSLLQITGSVGSSPSSQNAPPPHQTPPPTSSPASNTKNHPMLMNLLKDNPTQDFATLYGSSPLERQNSSGSPRTEGIGGPCPGGGTKGKKKRLRTNEKVGVMPGTAGGSGLGIKSQPPSMPLHHQHHPVTQEDDFHRELLSMDVDASQNSIFDVNITGDGLDTPHSITPAPSQCGTPPSGPSMPYSQSSHVQSQQQQPSGTGPPRMVRLSSSDSIGPDITEILSDLPEQTGKSSGGSHGQHPLGSSGEDGGPLGTPIRDSSSSGQGSAVFDSADIFNTNSNENPFTDPADLIAEAAATAATPTSDSSSTNFFPDAADFNPDLLTSGHSFNPTYFDDSSPSADGDMDLVKGFGAGSQQNTPTGTPQNPTQHGQSTPEPSLKDPFDMGIVFGGSSSGKSLLGQAPDMGDTHGGGSQSPLMMGLGPACGEFKSTEPKLKQQQGLMRPKDENGGSGGSSSGMGMGSSSTEGKQVKRSRTPSSEGKSKDKPPKRKKLDPDGKSPSHSSGGRPYTPPSGGSGSGGSLSGGGSKSPGTSGRSQTPPGGATPPIPKITIQIPKGTITGGKTSSHSGYTSSSSATSCSGGTGGASSGKSHHSHSSSSGKIKSKESSIIQGSSSKPGSAGGSGGSSSSQSKGSSQGMGVGKPGSSPSTKHGLSGPGGSGGGIGSGSKIKPQGGKPPGSLMNPNMKPNISPSHSRSSGSGDKMSSPMKMQQSQVPGTPPSSKAKSPMGSGGSSSGGSKSSSAGGMSSQKPMGGSSASGSTASSSSSSSSSSSSGSMNFSGGPQSQYGSGGSGGGGTGGGGGGGSGSGSGGGAGQNNANNPNAKGKSPSRNKKPSLTAVIDKLKSVGGGGVGEDGCEVGPPVGGTGSGSTPGGGPGNVPSSGPSNMGPSKHGSSSQSGEYKRDKSDKEAKAKVPGMSSGDKKLIDPKAGGVGTTGLAKIIISKPDGGSPSIKAKVTLQKAGEGSGDSVRPQISSLKASPLFSGSTPKHDRSSPSHSRSPGYTPLNHDSESESGSSSVAEKSHQNSPSSGDDQTMRPLPPQDYMTSIPLSSGEKHKKHKKEKKKQKERERERDRDRERERDKEKKKSSMSMGSSSHPMKADSWSRSPISASESSLSMLGSERPSRPSPMYMRNEDDDLMDSALTGNL, encoded by the exons ATGGCGGCGGGCCCTGGTGTCTCTATGCAGAGCGGTAGCCCTGCGAGAGAACTTTCTCTCTCGGTTCAGCAAGCAGGGAATCAGACTCATGTAGATCGGATCAAAACCGAAGAGATAACAG aaacagagaggcagagtcGAATGGCTGCTCTGCTGGAGAGGCTTCACGCTAAACACAATGCTTCTCGGCCATGGCAGGAAACTTGCAAGGTTGTGCGTCAGGCCATG GAGAAACGTGGTGCAATGAATACTGCAGGTCACCAGCTTCTGCTCACATGCCTGGAGACCCTGCAGAGAGCACTAAAAG TGTCCTCACTGCCCTCAATGATAGATCGTCTGGAATCTATTGCTCGACAGAACAT GCTTGGCTCACACCTCAGCCCATCAGGAACAGAGTGCTACATCACATCAGATATGTTTTATGTTGAGGTGCAGCTGGACACCAGTGGAGAACTAGTGGATGTTAAGGTGGCACATCAGGGAGAAAATCCTACG agttgtcctgagTTGATTCAGCATCTAAG GGAGAAAAACTTTGAGGAGTTTTCCAAACATCTGAAGGGACTGGTTGACTTGTACAAGCTCCCTGGGGACAA TAAGCTTAAAACCAAGATGTATATAGCACTGCAGTCTTTGGAGCTTGATCTCACCAAGATGATGCATATGTTTCG GTTAGCAACCAATGCCAATACAGTTGAGACTATTCTTCATGGTAGTGTGGGTCTACTGACAGCCAGGAGTGGTGGCCATCTTGTCTCTCTTCAGTGCTATGTGTCCCCTTATGACATATTTGAGGAGGAAATTGGCACACAGCTCAACTTAACAGACAACAATG TGCCCCGCTCTCTTGGTGTAAGTGTATCTGTGACAATTGAAGGAACCTCAGCTGTCCACAAGCTTCCGATAGCTCCACTAATCACGGGATCCCACCCTGTAGACAACAAAGG GACACCTTCCTTTTCTGCTGTAACCAACTCCAACTGTGTCGACTTGCCAGCTTGTTTCTTCCTCAAGATGAACCGGCCTATGCCTTTCTCGCTGTCCTTTATTCAGAGGATGAGCAATGCTACTT CTATCCCAATTTTGGAGACCTCCTCCAGCCAACCTCTTTACCAATTGATTGTCGAGAGCCAACTCCAGCTCCTGGAGGAAGGCAGCTCCACACCACCATCTTCACACAACATGCACTTCTATTCt GTGTTACCAGATCAGCAGCACTGTTACTTCCTGAATGGTGATGCGCCGGTGCAAGAAGGTCGTTCTCTTCAAGGAGCATTGGTGTCCAAAATCCCCTTTCGCCACCCAGGACAAGTGCCAGTTTTGTTGGATATCATTCGTCACCAGGCTGCCTATAACACCTTGATTGGCAGCTGTGTGAAACGAACTTCCATTAAAGAAG ACAGTGCTGGCCTTCTGCAGTTTGAAGTATGCCCTCTTGCTGACTCAAGTTTTAGTGTCTCTTTCCAGCATCCAGTCAATGAGTCATTAGTCTGTG TGGTTATGGAGGTGATTGACTCCAGACAGGTTTGCTGCAAGCTATATAAAGGACTGTCAGATGCACTGATCTGCACTGATGAATTCATTACCAAAGTGGTCCAGAG ATGTATGTCCATCCCTGTAACCATGCGAGCCATTCGGAGGAAAGCAGAGACCATACAGGCAGACACCCCAGCCCTCTCACTGATTGCACATACAGTGGAGATAATGGTGAAGAATAACCTGCCACCCTCTGGTAGTCCTACCTACAATATGGCAGGAGGTGATGGAACAAACCCTATGGGACTCTCAGGGCTCACAGGAGGAAGCACACCAACTTTAGGAGGCCCCCCTGGTGGGGGTAATTTTGCAGGTGGTTCTTTGTTTGCAATTTCCCGAACAGAGAGGCAAGTACAAGGAGGAGAGTGCCTTAACCAGGGAGGGGTAGCTGGCCAGCAACagttacagcaacaacaacaaggtCAAGGCCATTTGGATGACTACAATAAAGTCACCCAAAATCCCATACTGACAAGTCTGTTACAGATAACTGGAAGTGTAGGTTCCAGTCCAAGCTCCCAAAATGCACCACCACCCCACCAAACTCCACCACCTACATCATCTCCTGCCAGCAACACTAAGAATCATCCTATGTTAATGAACTTATTGAAAGACAACCCGACACAGGATTTTGCCACATTGTATGGTTCTAGTCCATTAGAGAGGCAGAATTCTTCTGGCTCCCCACGGACAGAGGGCATTGGCGGACCCTGTCCTGGAGGAGGCacaaaggggaagaaaaagcGTCTAAGGACCAATGAAAAAGTTGGTGTCATGCCTGGGACTGCTGGAGGTAGTGGATTAGGCATAAAATCCCAACCACCCTCTATGCCACTGCATCACCAGCACCATCCAGTCACACAGGAGGACGATTTCCACCGTGAGCTCCTTTCTATGGATGTGGATGCTTCTCAAAATTCTATCTTTGATGTTAACATAACTGGTGATGGCCTAGACACGCCCCATAGCATCACTCCGGCACCTAGCCAATGTGGAACACCACCGTCTGGCCCCAGCATGCCTTATTCACAGTCCAGTCATGTCCAATCTCAGCAACAGCAACCATCAGGCACTGGACCACCACGCATGGTCCGCCTCTCTAGCTCTGATAGCATTGGACCTGATATCACAGAAATCTTATCAGATTTGCCTGAGCAGACAGGCAAAAGCAGTGGCGGGAGCCATGGACAGCACCCATTGGGCAGTAGTGGGGAGGATGGAGGCCCCCTAGGTACTCCCATCCGTGACTCCTCCAGTTCAGGGCAGGGCAGTGCAGTGTTTGACTCGGCAGATATTTTCAATACCAATAGTAATGAGAATCCTTTCACAGATCCTGCTGATCTGATTGCTGAGGCAGCTGCAACTGCTGCCACTCCCACCAGTGATTCCTCTTCCACTAACTTCTTTCCTGATGCTGCTGACTTTAATCCTGACCTCCTGACCTCAGGCCATAGCTTTAATCCGACTTACTTTGATGACAGCTCTCCCAGTGCAGATGGAGATATGGACCTGGTTAAGGGTTTTGGGGCAGGCAGCCAGCAGAATACACCAACAGGAACACCACAGAATCCTACTCAACATGGGCAGAGCACACCAGAGCCCTCACTGAAGGACCCTTTTGATATGGGGATAGTTTTTGGAGGCAGCAGTAGTGGGAAATCTCTTCTGGGGCAAGCTCCAGATATGGGAGATACACATGGCGGTGGGTCACAGAGCCCCCTCATGATGGGCCTTGGACCAGCATGTGGTGAATTTAAAAGTACAGAACCCAAACTTAAACAGCAACAGGGACTCATGCGACCAAAGGATGAGAATGGGGGTAGTGGAGGAAGCAGTTCTGGGATGGGAATGGGGAGCAGTTCAACAGAGGGCAAACAGGTAAAACGTAGCAGGACTCCATCCAGTGAGGGAAAGTCTAAAGATAAACCACCTAAACGTAAAAAACTGGATCCGGATGGGAAGTCCCCCTCTCACAGCTCAGGGGGAAGACCATACACTCCTCCTAGTGGTGGTTCAGGCTCTGGGGGAAGCCTAAGTGGAGGAGGTTCCAAGTCTCCAGGTACTTCAGGGCGCTCGCAAACCCCTCCGGGCGGTGCCACACCTCCAATTCCTAAAATTACTATTCAGATACCAAAAGGTACCATAACGGGGGGAAAAACTTCATCCCATAGTGGATACACCTCCAGTAGCTCAGCAACAAGCTGCTCAGGAGGAACAGGGGGGGCCAGCAGTGGTAAAAGCCATCATTCTCACTCTTCTTCCTCTGGAAAGATCAAATCTAAAGAAAGCTCAATTATACAAGGCAGCAGCTCCAAGCCAGGGAGTGCAGGTGGAAGTGGTGGTAGTAGTTCATCCCAGTCTAAAGGATCTTCCCAGGGAATGGGAGTTGGCAAACCAGGATCATCCCCCAGCACCAAACATGGGCTCTCTGGACCTGGAGGTAGTGGAGGTGGAATTGGAAGTGGTAGTAAAATAAAACCTCAAGGGGGCAAGCCTCCTGGATCTCTTATGAATCCCAACATGAAGCCAAACATCTCTCCTTCTCACTCTCGTTCCAGTGGCTCTGGTGACAAAATGTCCTCCCCTATGAAAATGCAACAGTCCCAGGTTCCAGGAACACCTCCTTCTTCCAAGGCTAAATCGCCAATGGGCTCAGGAGGTAGCAGTTCTGGAGGGTCCAAGTCTTCTTCTGCTGGAGGCATGAGCTCCCAAAAGCCAATGGGTGGAAGCTCTGCCTCTGGTTCCACAGCATCTTCATCATCCTCCAgctcatcctcttcctcttctggtTCTATGAACTTTTCAGGAGGTCCTCAGTCTCAGTATGGGAGTGGTGGAAGTGGTGGAGgagggacaggaggaggaggaggtggaggcagCGGCAGTGGAAGTGGTGGAGGAGCTGgtcaaaataatgcaaataatccCAACGCCAAAGGGAAATCTCCCAGTCGAAACAAGAAACCCTCACTTACGGCAGTCATAGACAAACTCAAGAGTGTAGGTGGAGGAGGAGTGGGAGAGGATGGGTGTGAGGTAGGGCCACCAGTAGGGGGAACGGGTTCAGGATCTACTCCTGGTGGTGGTCCTGGAAATGTTCCCAGCAGTGGACCTTCAAACATGGGCCCTTCCAAACATGGCTCATCTTCTCAAAGTGGGGAATATAAGCGGGACAAGTCTGATAAAGAGGCAAAAGCCAAAGTGCCGGGGATGAGCAGTGGGGATAAAAAGCTGATAGACCCCAAAGCAGGAGGGGTTGGAACGACTGGTTTGGCCAAAATTATCATTAGCAAACCTGATGGTGGGTCACCAAGCATTAAGGCCAAAGTGACTCTTCAGAAAGCAGGGGAAGGGTCTGGTGATTCAGTGCGCCCCCAAATTTCTAGCCTCAAAGCTTCACCCCTCTTCAGTGGCTCTACACCTAAGCATGACCGCTCCTCACCGAGCCACAGCCGATCACCTGGATACACCCCACTCAACCACGACAGTGAGAGCGAGTCTGGCAGCAGCTCGGTGGCTGAGAAGTCTCACCAGAATAGCCCTAGCTCAGGTGACGACCAGACAATGCGCCCACTTCCCCCCCAAGACTACATGACCTCCATTCCTCTTAGTTCAGGTGagaaacacaagaaacacaaaaaggagaaaaagaagcagaaagagagGGAACGAGAGAGGGATAGAGACAGAGAACGGGAaagggacaaagagaaaaagaagtcaTCGATGTCCATGGGATCATCCTCACACCCAATGAAAGCAGATAGTTGGTCCCGATCACCTATCTCTGCTTCAGAGTCCTCCTTGTCCATGCTGGGTTCGGAGCGTCCATCCCGGCCAAGCCCAATGTACATGAGAAATGAAGATGATGACCTCATGGACTCAGCTCTCACTGGCaacctttaa